Below is a genomic region from Astatotilapia calliptera chromosome 2, fAstCal1.2, whole genome shotgun sequence.
GTAAAAATACACATATCTGTGCTGGATGCAAATGACAACTCGCCCGTTTTTACACAGTCCATATACAAAGCCTCTGTATTGGAAAATGCTTTACGAGGCACAATTATTGCCACAGTCAGTGCAGTAGACGCTGACCAAGGTTACAATGGTAACGTTacatattcattcacacacCTAGAAGATGGTTCCGCTTGTCCTTTTGAAATAAATTCCAACACGGGTAAGATTAAACTAGTCGGGGATATCGATTATGAGGCTTCTTCAAATTACGAGATAAACCTCCAAGCAAAAGATCCATGGGGTGTCACAGGAGCCAGCAAGTTAGTGATCGAAATAGTAGATGAAAATGATAACAGTCCAGTAATCACAATGGCTTCCTATTCGGGGAAGATTTCAGAAGATTCTCCTCCTGGCACAGTTGTGGCGTTAATTAGTGTCCAAGATAAAGATTCTGGGAAAAACGGACAGGTGCATTTAACTATAGATGAACATCTGCCTTTCAAAATTAAATCTTCCCTCAGAAACTATTATACATTAATCACTGCGCAAACTCTCGACCGAGAGAAGCTTCCCACGTACAACATTACTCTCACTGCCACTGATGAGGGCTTCCCAGTATTATCGAACAAAAAATCCGTCTATTTAGAAGTTAGCGATATTAATGACAACGCTCCAGTTTTTAGTCAAAGTCTTTACAGCGCTCAGGTAACGGAAAACAATTCTCCAGGTGTCCCTCTGTTGCAGATTAGTGCTACTGATTTGGACCAGGGCCAGAATGCACGTatatcatattttctttttgaagaCGAGCTGAATGGAAATCCGGTATCCGCATATTTCTCCATTAATACAGAAAGTGGAGTCATTCAGTCTCTGCGTTCACTGGACTATGAACAAGTCAAAGAGTATCAAATACGAGTTAAAGCACAAGATGGTGGGTCACCCCCACAAAGTAGTAACACATCAgttattgtacatgtacagGACCAGAATGACAACCCTCCTCAGGTTCTGTACCCAGTCCAGACTGGTGGCTCTCTGGTGGCTGAAATGGTGCCTCGTTCAGCAGATGTGGGCTATCTGGTGACTAAAGTGGTGGCTGTTGATGTGGACTCTGGACAGAATGCCTGGCTCTGCTATAAACTGCAGAAAGCCACAGACAGGGCGCTGTTTGAAGTGGGCTTACAGAATGGAGAAATCAGAACTATCCGCCAAGTCACTGATAAAGATGCTGTCAAACAAAGACTGACTGTTATAGTGGAGGACAACGGGCAGCCCTCTCGTTCAGCTACAGTCATTGTTAACGTGGCGGTGGCGGACAGCTTCCCTGAAGTGCTGTCGGAGTTCACTGAGTTGACAcacgacaaggagtacaatgACAACCTGACTTTTTACTTAGTCTTGGCTctggctgtagtttccttcctcttcatcaCGTGTTTAGTGGTTATTATATCAGTCAAAATCTACAGGTGGAGACAGTCTCGCATCCTGTATCACTCCAACCTGCCTGTCATTCCATATTATCCACCACGTTACTCAGACACTTTGGGGACAGGGACTCTTCCACATGTGTACAATTATGAGGTGTGCAGGACGACTGACTCCAGAAAGAGTGACTGTAAGTTCGGCAGAGCTGGTAGTCAGAACGTGCTGATTATGGACCCCAGTTCTACAGGAACGATGCAGCGGATACAGAGTGAAAAGAGCATCCTGGATGAACCAGACTCTCCGATAgaggtttgtttatgttttacatTTGGGCGCTTGTGTGTCAGTAATCTAGCATTGctaataaatagttttaaacTACACTTTTGCTTTAACAGTCATGAAGAGAATTTCTTCTATCATTCCGACTGTAAACAGTATCTGTCTGTAAAACAAAGTGTAACAATAGCTCCTCATTTGAAGATGGTTATACAATTTCACCGACTCCACTCAAGACAAAGTaaacacactgacaaaaacTTTATCTTTGCGTTATACATAATCAGCgaatagccccccccccccccccccccccctccagtgACATCAAATAAGTGCAATAACTCAGACCTTGGTTAGTATGGATGACGCTGGAAACTTTGTAGGATACAGTGCAAGCATCACGTCTCCGGTTGATTATATTGGCTTGTGTGaacactaatatatatatatatattttcatcaaatgacaatgtttgtttttatgcaggGTTAATATAATTACGTCTAAATACTGTAGTAGTTACATTCTGAAATGGAAACGGCTCCACTGTCCTGTCACTGTCCTTGGTGCTGAAGTGCTTTGCTCTGAGATGCAGTCGTCATTATTATCGTTGAGATTTCTAAGACTTTGAAGAGGCCATTCATTTAGGATCCActtgtatgttttatttataatgcagttaattatataaataataacaaataaataaataaataataaaaaacgaCAACCCATAACTTCAGATTCATTTAATAGCAAGCAAGTTTTGCGTTATTATCATTCGTTCTTCTTTAAAATTTACAGGTCACTAgcaatgtgtattttttatgtcatAAGGGGACATGTGACAGTAACTTTGAAATCCGCTGttatcaaaaaatgttttaaaaagaaaaagaaagaggaaaaagagaagaaagtgcCAGTGgtctttttgctttgtgtcacacactttttgcttttttccagtTGAATTAATCTTTTTCTAACagtgaaagtcagtattttctGCATTCTTGAATTCACTTAACAGACGTACGTGCCTTCAAAGTGAAATCATTACGTTATTTCTACAGAGATAGTGTGCAGAGTGATGAACGTGGTCATTGGCTTTTCTAGTTTCATATTATACCCTCTAAGTGACGCTGTTGCCTGGTAAATCTATTCTGCCATGCATTTCGAGACAGGGCTGTTTCCACCCCCATCACTGCGTTTTGTAACGGCAGATgatctgcttttcataggagCTGGATCAAATAGAATACACACCTGCTTTTTTATTTAACGTCATATATCGACCTAGGGTGTGTGAGTCTTCCTCTCTAAGTTAAAGCCCTCGATCCATTGCTCGGTTTTGGTTTTTAAGACCTGTTTTCAAAAATGGCATTTGGAGTAGAACATCGAGACCGAGTTGTAAGATGGCGAATGCGACTTACAGCcagcctgtttgtttttcacgtCCTTTTTCTTTATCGAGCGGAGGCACAGATCCGATATTCGATCCCAGAGGAGCTGAAAACAGGGTCCCTTGTTGGAAATGTGGCACAAGATCTTGGCTTGGATCTAAAAAGGCTTCGTTCTGGACGGGCCCGTATCGTTACGGGAGAAAGCATTCAGTACACAGAGCTGAAAACAGACAAAGGGACTTTAGTTGTGAATGAGAGAATAGACCGAGAGCAGCTTTGTGGGGATTTGACTCCATGTAGCTTTACCTTTGAGATTTTATTGGAAAAACCGATGGAGCTGCACCCTGTGACGATAGAGGTATTGGATGTAAATGATAACGCTCCCACTTTTCAGAACAGTCACTTGGAATTTGAAATAAGCGAATCTGCTGCGCTCGGTTCCCGTTTTGTGCTGGAGAGTGCGGAGGACGCTGATGTTGGGCAAAACAGTCTGCAGAACTACATTTTAACTCCGACAGACAATTTTGTGTTGAAACAATATGTTAATCCGGATGGAAGTAAATATGCTGAAATGATGCTTCAGAAGCCTTTAGACAGAGAGGTACAGCCACGCCTATCTTTAAAACTGTTGGCCGTTGATGGTGGAAATCCACAGAAATCTGGGACAGTAAATATAGAGGTAAACGTATTAGATGCGAATGACAATGCTCCGGTGTTTAATCAATCCTTATATAAGGCCGCGGTGATTGAAAATGCCCCAAAAGGCACGCATGTTGTTACAGTGAATGCGAGCGACATTGATACCGGTTCAAATGGAAAAGTGGCATATTACTTTTCAAAATCAAAGGCAGGGATAGCTGATTTATTCGATATAGATGAAGCTACTGGTCGAATATATGTGGCAAAGGAAATCGACTTTGAAATGGACAAAAAGATTGAGTTCAGAGTTGAAGCGAAAGATCAAGGGGGACTGACAGATTCTAGTAAAGTTGAAATTGAGGTCTTGGATATAAACGATAATGCACCGGTCATTAACGTGATGTCATTCACTAGTCCTGTGTCAGAAGACTCAGCTCCGGGTACCACTCTTGGCATTATTAATGTGAAAGATCTTGATTCGGGTGAAAACGGACAGGTAAGGTGCACGATCGAAGGCAGTGTtccttttaaaattaaatccaatgTGAGAAGTTATTATACACTGATAACTGATGCTGCCTTAGATCGTGAAAGTTTGTCAGAATTTAACATCACCGTTATTGCCTCAGACGCGGGCTCCCCTCCGCTGTCAACCAGAAAAACTTTTAATCTAAAGGTGTCAGATGTTAATGACAATTCCCCCAAATTTCCTCGAAATTTTTATAGGGCTTGGATTGTGGAAAATAACTCTCCTGGTCTTTCTATCATGACTGTTAATGCTAAAGACCCCGATGAAAACCAAAACGCCCGCGTTTCCTACATTTTGGAAGATTGTGAGATTAATGGATCTCCAGTATCTGAATACGTTTCTGTTAATGCAGAAAGTGGAGTGGTGCATGCAGTGCGTTCGTTTGACTATGAGCAAATCAAACAACTGTTATTCATTGTAAAAGCGCAGGATGGAGGCTCTCCTCCACTCAGCAGCAATGTGACTGTGAAAATAATGATCCAAGACCAGAATGACAACCCCCCTCAGGTTCTGTACCCAGTCCAAACTGGTGGCTCTCTGGTGGCTGAAATGGTTCCTCGTTCAGCAGATGTGGGCTATCTGGTGACTAAAGTGGTGGCTGTTGATGTGGACTCTGGACAGAATGCCTGGCTCTCCTACAAACTGCAGAAAGCCACAGACAGGGCGCTGTTTGAAGTGGGTTTACAGAATGGAGAAATCAGAACTATCCGCCAAGTCACTGATAAAGATGCTGTCAAACAAAGACTGACTGTTATAGTGGAGGACAACGGGCAGCCCTCTCGTTCAGCTACAGTCATTGTTAACGTGGCGGTGGCAGATAGCTTCCCTGAAGTGCTATCGGAGTTCACTGAGTTGACACATGACAAGGAGTACAATGACAACCTGACTTTTTACTTGGTCCTGGCTctggctgtagtttccttcctcttcatcaCGTGTTTAGTGGTTATCATATCAGTCAAAATCTACAGGTGGAGACAGTCTCGCATCCTGTATCACTCCAACCTGCCTGTCATTCCATATTATCCACCACGTTACTCAGACACTTTGGGCACAGGGACTCTGCCACATGTGTACAATTACGAGGTGTGCAGGACGACTGACTCCAGAAAGAGTGACTGTAAGTTCGGCAGAGCTGGTAGTCAGAACGTGCTGATAATGGACCCCAGTTCTACAGGAACGATGCAGCGGATACAGAGTGAAAAGAGCATCCTGGATGAACCAGACTCTCCTCTAGAGGTCAGTCAAAgatattctgtatttattctCTTCTATTTTGCTTCAATGAAATAGCTTTCTTATGGTTGCAACAATTCTCAGCACAAGAACAGCGTCTCAGTTTTCATTAGCATCAAGGTAATCTAGGTTACAAAGATTGACAAATTCTCCACACATCTCCAGATAATTAGGGTAGAAGCAAGTTTCTTTAGTTAATAAAATGGTTTTAATGTTCTAAACATGTCTTTGCAGTGtcttctgacattttgtttaaTGATATTATTTGGTTTCCAAGCATTTCAAAGACGAATAAAATGAATTGTCAAAAAATACTAAAGAGAGCAGAAATAAGTCAGCCACATTTCTGAAGAGCAACGTTATTTTATGAACCTGCGAaggaacaaaaaacatttctgttacTCATCTCCACTTGCTTAACCTGTTTAATTATGCTGATATTGTTTTTACTCTTTCTAAGCATTTGAAGCCAGGGAATTATTTTAGTTTCTGGTTATCATGATCTTTCGACTGGTGTATCTATATTTCTTTTCTGAGAGTAGCAGTTCTATTCTAGTGATTTTGTTCCCCTGGTTCTCAGCACTGTTGTTCAGCTGGTAGataatgtaattaaaacttcTCTTGTTTGTGGTAGATCGTTCTCAATTTAACTTTTCTACTCACTATTAGTTGTATACACTCTTcagtgaaaaattattttattaatgaaaGTAATTTCATATTGATCCCCACGGCTTAGATCGTTGTCACACAGATTCAAGTCTCGTGTGATTTCTACCTTTTATACTCTAAGGGACGCTGTTGGCCGCTGAAATATTTTCTCTGTTATGTTGTCATTCAGTCCATCCTCTCAGAAATCACACGGTGAGGACGGCTTTCTGTGTTTTGCCGAGGGTTCATGTGAACGAAGTCTCACAGATTTCCATAAAGGTTGTTGACAATTGTAAATGTAGCTTCAGGGATGATAGACTAGGACATTATTTAAACTACCTGAACGGAAAAATCGTTCGttctctacatatatatatattctgtctGAGTGATGGCGACTTTAACATGCCTGAGTTGCGTATCCGAATGGCGATCACTTTGTGGAGTACGACGTCACATAGGATTTCTTCTGTTGCTGCTTCTTGCTGTTAACATGGTAGGTGGTCAGATTCGGTATTCTATACCTGAGGAGATGAAGAAAGGCTCTGTTATTGGTAATGTGGCGCAGGATCTTGGCTTGGATCTGAAAAGGCTCAGCTCAGGGCGGGCCCGTATCGTGACCGGAGAAAACGTTCACTACACCGAGCTGCAGAAAGACAAAGGGATTCTGGTCGTGAATGAGAGAATAGACCGAGAGCAGCTTTGTGGGGACGTAACGCCGTGTAGTTTCAGCTTTGAGATGATTTTGGAAAATCCGATGGAACTACACAGAATAACTGTCGAGGTTTTGGATATAAATGATCACGCACCTGTCTTCCCAAACAAAGATAAACCCATCAGTTTTGAAATAAGCGAATCAGCTGCAGTTGGAGTACGTTTCCCTCTGCAGAGCGCGCAGGATCTAGATGTGGGCCAAAACGCGCTGCAAAATTATATTCTATCTCCAAACGACAATTTTATATTGAAACAACATTCAAATCCAGATGGAAGAAAATATGTTGAAATGGTGCTCCAGAAACCTTTAGACAGAGAGCGACACCCGCATTTCTCTTTGAAATTAATCGCAGTTGATGGAGGAACACCACAGAGATCTG
It encodes:
- the LOC113037214 gene encoding protocadherin beta-16-like → MDNMKHNGTLRQWNVSILLFFVVAAVNGQIRYSIPEEMRKGLFVGDIAKDLGLDVRRLVSGRARLVIEDDNQYVVLNQNKGHIVVNERIDREQLCAKKSPCSFSLEIVLEEPLELFSITIEIQDINDHAPVFPKKEIKLEISESTPTGTVFLLDSAADPDVGTNSLQSYSLKANEHFVLKQHTRADGSKYAEMVLQSGLDREKQSKHALILTAVDGGEPQMSGTVKIHISVLDANDNSPVFTQSIYKASVLENALRGTIIATVSAVDADQGYNGNVTYSFTHLEDGSACPFEINSNTGKIKLVGDIDYEASSNYEINLQAKDPWGVTGASKLVIEIVDENDNSPVITMASYSGKISEDSPPGTVVALISVQDKDSGKNGQVHLTIDEHLPFKIKSSLRNYYTLITAQTLDREKLPTYNITLTATDEGFPVLSNKKSVYLEVSDINDNAPVFSQSLYSAQVTENNSPGVPLLQISATDLDQGQNARISYFLFEDELNGNPVSAYFSINTESGVIQSLRSLDYEQVKEYQIRVKAQDGGSPPQSSNTSVIVHVQDQNDNPPQVLYPVQTGGSLVAEMVPRSADVGYLVTKVVAVDVDSGQNAWLCYKLQKATDRALFEVGLQNGEIRTIRQVTDKDAVKQRLTVIVEDNGQPSRSATVIVNVAVADSFPEVLSEFTELTHDKEYNDNLTFYLVLALAVVSFLFITCLVVIISVKIYRWRQSRILYHSNLPVIPYYPPRYSDTLGTGTLPHVYNYEVCRTTDSRKSDCKFGRAGSQNVLIMDPSSTGTMQRIQSEKSILDEPDSPIEVCLCFTFGRLCVSNLALLINSFKLHFCFNSHEENFFYHSDCKQYLSVKQSVTIAPHLKMVIQFHRLHSRQSKHTDKNFIFALYIISE
- the LOC113009182 gene encoding protocadherin beta-16-like, with amino-acid sequence MAFGVEHRDRVVRWRMRLTASLFVFHVLFLYRAEAQIRYSIPEELKTGSLVGNVAQDLGLDLKRLRSGRARIVTGESIQYTELKTDKGTLVVNERIDREQLCGDLTPCSFTFEILLEKPMELHPVTIEVLDVNDNAPTFQNSHLEFEISESAALGSRFVLESAEDADVGQNSLQNYILTPTDNFVLKQYVNPDGSKYAEMMLQKPLDREVQPRLSLKLLAVDGGNPQKSGTVNIEVNVLDANDNAPVFNQSLYKAAVIENAPKGTHVVTVNASDIDTGSNGKVAYYFSKSKAGIADLFDIDEATGRIYVAKEIDFEMDKKIEFRVEAKDQGGLTDSSKVEIEVLDINDNAPVINVMSFTSPVSEDSAPGTTLGIINVKDLDSGENGQVRCTIEGSVPFKIKSNVRSYYTLITDAALDRESLSEFNITVIASDAGSPPLSTRKTFNLKVSDVNDNSPKFPRNFYRAWIVENNSPGLSIMTVNAKDPDENQNARVSYILEDCEINGSPVSEYVSVNAESGVVHAVRSFDYEQIKQLLFIVKAQDGGSPPLSSNVTVKIMIQDQNDNPPQVLYPVQTGGSLVAEMVPRSADVGYLVTKVVAVDVDSGQNAWLSYKLQKATDRALFEVGLQNGEIRTIRQVTDKDAVKQRLTVIVEDNGQPSRSATVIVNVAVADSFPEVLSEFTELTHDKEYNDNLTFYLVLALAVVSFLFITCLVVIISVKIYRWRQSRILYHSNLPVIPYYPPRYSDTLGTGTLPHVYNYEVCRTTDSRKSDCKFGRAGSQNVLIMDPSSTGTMQRIQSEKSILDEPDSPLEVSQRYSVFILFYFASMK